The proteins below come from a single Hydrogenophaga sp. PBL-H3 genomic window:
- a CDS encoding DUF4158 domain-containing protein: protein MSGRLLGAFRVIPVALWRHLGNELGIAAPEVASLRAMYERGRTLFDHQQVACTVLGFQWMSEHQRRSLVRELRDEVARCADRDQLLVRARQWLYKNKLVIVHERAIRTLIAAALAQLEVETGTAIAASVDPATLDRWRASVSELRPDGQTQQSWLWAAPAKHSTRQISEVLERIDLLYTLDVHKHLADIPDLILRRYARRLVSRPPSAGAKIKEPARTVEVACFLRYCLFTTTDQLILMVQRRIADLWRQAAADVPATVNWAAMYKTLLGELVALSAQGAVPDAELRARLEALITETQKRKPPSRASLVREGLIDGIRPVRSLLVAIAKLPWQATGEHPAIEYLAKLQALYLKGSRKLPVEVVAPSLGMIWQVSISSPDRERAFQALEVATLFALRRAVRNGSVWIEHSLSFRGRARLFFTDERWQAESKKHYARLSLPSKAATFLKPLLARVTAGVDAVAAAARSGVLRVDDELHLSPLPAEDEDPEVTKLRAALDHRIGEVQLPEVILAVDAQVRFSWIMLGREPRSTDRAADGLCRHHGPRHQSDCGRMRAHDSAIVCHQHSPGHALGAGRNGV from the coding sequence ATGAGTGGGCGTTTGCTCGGTGCCTTTCGGGTAATTCCAGTAGCCTTGTGGCGCCACCTTGGCAACGAGCTTGGCATTGCAGCACCAGAAGTCGCCTCGCTGAGAGCCATGTATGAACGCGGGCGCACGCTATTCGATCACCAACAAGTAGCCTGCACGGTCCTTGGATTCCAGTGGATGAGCGAGCACCAGCGCCGCTCACTGGTACGTGAACTGCGCGACGAAGTGGCGCGCTGCGCCGACCGCGATCAGCTACTCGTGCGGGCGCGTCAATGGCTGTACAAGAACAAGCTGGTGATCGTGCACGAGCGGGCAATTCGGACACTGATTGCGGCGGCACTTGCCCAGCTTGAAGTTGAAACAGGCACCGCCATCGCCGCCAGCGTTGATCCAGCAACACTTGATCGCTGGCGAGCCTCAGTTTCAGAGCTGCGCCCAGATGGACAAACCCAGCAGAGTTGGCTATGGGCTGCACCGGCGAAACACTCAACCCGCCAAATCAGCGAGGTACTGGAGCGCATCGACCTGCTTTACACGCTGGACGTTCATAAGCACCTGGCAGACATCCCCGATCTCATCTTGCGCCGCTACGCGCGCCGACTTGTCTCCAGGCCGCCCTCAGCCGGAGCCAAGATCAAAGAGCCAGCGCGCACCGTGGAGGTCGCATGCTTTCTTCGGTATTGCCTGTTCACCACCACAGACCAGTTGATCCTTATGGTGCAGCGCCGGATCGCCGATCTGTGGCGTCAGGCTGCCGCCGATGTCCCCGCTACCGTCAATTGGGCCGCAATGTACAAAACGCTGCTCGGCGAACTTGTTGCCTTGAGCGCGCAAGGTGCGGTGCCAGATGCTGAGTTGCGTGCCCGTCTTGAAGCCTTGATCACCGAAACCCAGAAACGCAAACCACCGAGCAGGGCCTCCCTGGTCCGCGAGGGATTGATTGATGGAATTCGCCCCGTGCGGTCGTTGCTCGTCGCCATTGCAAAGCTGCCCTGGCAGGCCACCGGCGAGCATCCTGCCATCGAGTACCTTGCCAAGCTGCAAGCTTTATATCTCAAAGGATCCAGAAAGCTGCCAGTTGAAGTGGTGGCACCAAGTCTGGGAATGATCTGGCAGGTTTCGATCTCCAGCCCAGACCGGGAACGGGCGTTTCAGGCGTTGGAGGTGGCCACCCTGTTTGCCCTGCGCCGCGCGGTGCGCAATGGCTCGGTCTGGATTGAGCACAGCCTGAGCTTTCGGGGTCGTGCGCGCTTGTTCTTCACGGACGAGCGTTGGCAGGCAGAGTCCAAGAAACACTATGCCCGTCTATCGTTACCCAGCAAGGCTGCCACTTTCTTGAAGCCTTTGCTGGCCAGAGTAACTGCCGGTGTCGATGCGGTGGCCGCTGCAGCCCGCAGTGGCGTACTGCGCGTGGATGATGAACTCCATTTGTCGCCATTGCCCGCAGAGGACGAAGACCCAGAAGTGACCAAGCTGCGCGCGGCTTTGGATCACCGCATCGGTGAGGTTCAATTGCCGGAAGTGATTCTGGCCGTTGACGCCCAGGTGCGCTTTAGCTGGATCATGCTCGGACGTGAGCCGCGCTCTACCGACCGAGCTGCTGATGGTCTATGCCGGCATCATGGCCCACGGCACCAGTCTGACTGCGGTCGAATGCGCGCGCATGATTCCGCAATTGTCTGCCACCAGCATTCGCCAGGCCATGCGCTGGGCGCGGGACGAAACGGCGTCTGA
- a CDS encoding Tn3 family transposase — protein MQRHPIAATWGRSDLASSDMMTMETTKTGVASPA, from the coding sequence ATGCAGCGACACCCGATTGCCGCCACCTGGGGGCGGTCCGATTTGGCATCTTCTGACATGATGACCATGGAGACCACCAAAACGGGTGTGGCAAGCCCGGCTTGA
- a CDS encoding transcriptional repressor gene korB has product MSAKTNAKKKEQDKPQSSGLGLDGLGDLAGLLNEQPAANAGGAGPQELPLDLIDEDPHQPRTADNPGFSPESIAEIGETIKARGVKSPISVRENPDAPGRYLINHGARRYRGSKWAHKTTIPAFIDNDYNEADQVIENLQRNELTAREIADFIGRELAKGKKKGEIAKEIGKSPAFVTQHVTLLDLPEPIAEAFNSGRGKDVTVINELVTAYKKNPDEVAAWLADDSQELTRGSVKLLREFLEDKRSHEDGDRDPNTVDALTGKTDAEAGDGEQGPQDDDAKGKKEPKEADPDKLKKAIIQVKHDDRPARLILNRRPPAEGWAWLKYEDDGQEFEADLGTVQLVALLEG; this is encoded by the coding sequence ATGAGCGCCAAGACCAACGCCAAGAAGAAGGAGCAGGACAAGCCGCAATCGTCCGGGCTGGGCCTGGACGGGCTGGGCGACCTGGCCGGCCTGCTGAACGAGCAGCCGGCGGCCAACGCCGGCGGCGCAGGCCCGCAGGAGCTGCCGCTTGACCTGATCGACGAAGACCCGCACCAGCCGCGCACGGCCGACAACCCCGGCTTCTCGCCGGAGAGCATCGCGGAGATCGGCGAGACGATCAAAGCGCGCGGCGTGAAGTCGCCCATCAGCGTGCGCGAGAACCCGGACGCACCGGGGCGCTACCTCATCAACCACGGCGCGCGGCGCTATCGCGGCTCGAAGTGGGCGCACAAGACCACGATCCCGGCCTTCATCGACAACGACTACAACGAGGCCGACCAGGTTATCGAGAACCTGCAACGCAACGAGCTGACGGCGCGTGAGATCGCCGACTTCATCGGCCGCGAGCTGGCGAAGGGCAAGAAGAAGGGCGAGATCGCCAAGGAGATCGGCAAGTCGCCGGCCTTCGTCACGCAGCACGTCACGCTGCTGGACTTGCCCGAACCCATTGCCGAGGCGTTCAATAGCGGCCGGGGCAAGGACGTGACTGTCATCAACGAGCTGGTGACGGCCTACAAGAAGAACCCCGACGAGGTGGCCGCCTGGCTGGCCGACGACAGCCAGGAGCTGACGCGCGGCTCGGTGAAGCTGCTGCGCGAGTTCCTGGAGGACAAGCGCAGTCACGAGGACGGCGACCGTGATCCCAACACCGTCGATGCGCTGACCGGCAAGACCGACGCCGAGGCCGGCGACGGCGAGCAGGGGCCGCAGGATGATGACGCCAAGGGGAAGAAGGAGCCGAAGGAGGCCGACCCCGACAAGCTCAAGAAGGCCATCATCCAGGTCAAGCACGACGACCGGCCGGCACGGCTGATCCTCAACCGCCGGCCCCCGGCCGAGGGCTGGGCCTGGCTCAAATACGAGGATGACGGCCAGGAGTTCGAGGCCGACCTTGGCACCGTGCAGCTTGTCGCGCTGCTGGAGGGCTGA
- a CDS encoding ParA family protein, whose amino-acid sequence MKTLVTAIQKGGQGKTFATCHLAFDFQERGLRVAVIDLDTQGNASWTLAGHDSGYPASRMFTAGGDELRAWFADREDDGLALIAADANLANLDKMELSQAAAALRASVAALGEFFDVCLIDTAPSLGVAMTAAVLTADYMLSPIEMEAYSLQGMKKMVAVISNLRKQNPKLRFLGMVPNKVDARKPRHVNNLATLQQAYPQLILPFSIGARDSIAEALGEQMPVWKIKKTAARKATQEVRALADYVFTKMEIAQ is encoded by the coding sequence ATGAAAACACTGGTCACGGCAATTCAGAAAGGCGGTCAAGGCAAGACGTTCGCAACCTGCCACCTGGCGTTCGACTTCCAGGAGCGCGGCCTTCGGGTTGCAGTGATCGACCTGGACACCCAGGGCAATGCGAGCTGGACGCTGGCCGGCCACGACTCGGGCTATCCCGCCAGTCGCATGTTCACCGCCGGCGGCGACGAGCTGCGCGCCTGGTTCGCTGACCGGGAGGATGACGGCCTGGCGCTGATCGCGGCAGACGCCAACCTGGCGAACCTGGACAAGATGGAGCTTTCCCAGGCGGCCGCCGCGCTGCGGGCCAGTGTGGCCGCGCTGGGCGAGTTCTTCGACGTGTGCCTGATCGACACGGCCCCCTCCCTTGGCGTCGCCATGACGGCGGCCGTGCTGACGGCCGACTACATGCTGTCGCCCATCGAAATGGAGGCGTACAGCTTGCAGGGCATGAAGAAGATGGTCGCGGTCATCAGCAACCTGCGCAAGCAGAACCCCAAGCTGCGCTTCCTCGGCATGGTGCCGAACAAGGTGGACGCGCGGAAGCCGCGCCACGTCAACAACCTGGCGACGTTGCAGCAGGCATACCCGCAGCTCATCTTGCCGTTCAGCATCGGCGCGCGTGACAGCATCGCCGAGGCGCTGGGCGAGCAGATGCCGGTGTGGAAGATCAAGAAGACCGCCGCGCGGAAGGCCACCCAGGAGGTGCGTGCGCTGGCGGATTACGTGTTCACGAAGATGGAGATCGCGCAATGA
- a CDS encoding transcriptional regulator KorA has translation MKKRLTEAQFQAAIKGLEIGQQTIDIARGVLVDGRPQAEFVASLGLTKGAVSQAVSRVWAVAGEVLPQGFERVTAVLPEHQAFIVKRWEADAKGKRKQEPNS, from the coding sequence ATGAAGAAACGGCTAACCGAAGCCCAATTCCAGGCGGCGATCAAGGGCCTGGAGATCGGGCAACAGACCATCGACATAGCGCGCGGCGTGCTGGTCGATGGAAGGCCCCAGGCCGAGTTTGTGGCCTCGCTGGGGCTGACCAAGGGGGCGGTATCGCAAGCGGTCAGCCGCGTGTGGGCAGTGGCGGGGGAAGTGCTCCCGCAGGGCTTCGAGCGGGTGACGGCGGTACTGCCGGAGCATCAAGCGTTCATCGTCAAGCGTTGGGAAGCCGACGCCAAGGGAAAGAGGAAACAGGAACCCAACTCATGA
- a CDS encoding DUF2761 domain-containing protein, with product MKKQTLPYPPGFVEPNTGRVAVLVREYAASDLNGDAPAYWYSAQSEEWGLDPWRLVEGVDPHTAGGQFDVCFANGSSRTVGPLMTFFMSAADAARLNAKKEDHAPIFSR from the coding sequence ATGAAAAAACAGACCCTACCCTACCCGCCGGGATTCGTGGAGCCGAACACCGGCCGGGTGGCCGTCCTGGTGCGCGAGTACGCGGCCAGCGACTTGAACGGCGATGCGCCGGCCTATTGGTACAGCGCGCAATCCGAGGAATGGGGCCTTGACCCCTGGCGACTGGTGGAAGGCGTCGATCCGCACACCGCCGGCGGTCAGTTCGACGTGTGCTTTGCCAACGGTTCGAGCCGCACGGTCGGCCCGCTGATGACGTTCTTCATGAGTGCCGCTGACGCGGCCAGGTTGAACGCCAAGAAAGAAGATCACGCGCCCATTTTTAGCCGCTAA
- the kleE gene encoding KleE stable inheritance protein translates to MSNIIKFPKEIEQPAAPAPVEPAAASAAPNKAPGAGLLAGLVKFVWVATVLVWPILKWVLSIATFFQFVRMLYHWNTPGVYAGWSFLAYFAVLTAITYFVSIYKPKGL, encoded by the coding sequence ATGTCCAACATCATCAAGTTCCCCAAGGAGATCGAGCAGCCCGCCGCGCCCGCGCCGGTGGAGCCTGCCGCCGCGTCTGCTGCCCCCAACAAGGCCCCCGGTGCTGGCCTGCTGGCCGGCCTGGTCAAGTTCGTATGGGTGGCGACCGTGCTGGTCTGGCCGATCCTCAAGTGGGTGCTGTCGATTGCCACCTTCTTCCAGTTCGTGCGGATGCTCTACCACTGGAACACGCCTGGCGTGTATGCCGGTTGGTCGTTCCTGGCGTACTTCGCGGTGCTGACCGCGATCACCTACTTCGTTTCGATCTACAAGCCGAAGGGGCTTTGA
- the kleA gene encoding stable inheritance protein KleA produces the protein MSDNKIMPWIDELEGAAATDFPARRDEIAAMMAEAAELVCKAEELRGKAYFAGCSLEGQAKGHWSMEAVEQAKRRAGW, from the coding sequence ATGAGCGACAACAAGATTATGCCCTGGATTGACGAGCTGGAGGGCGCGGCAGCGACCGACTTCCCGGCCCGCCGTGACGAGATCGCGGCCATGATGGCCGAGGCGGCCGAGCTGGTGTGCAAAGCCGAGGAACTGCGCGGCAAGGCGTACTTCGCCGGATGCTCCCTGGAGGGGCAGGCCAAGGGCCATTGGTCGATGGAAGCCGTCGAGCAGGCCAAGCGCCGGGCCGGCTGGTAA
- the korC gene encoding transcriptional repressor KorC, with translation MTNDANIRLECLKPAERWAQPTGEEVREVLRLAGFSGSKAAKALGLGAKGDRTIRRWIGEDTPIPYAAWAILCDQAGLGVIWKED, from the coding sequence ATGACGAACGACGCCAATATCCGGCTGGAGTGCTTGAAGCCGGCCGAACGCTGGGCGCAACCGACCGGCGAGGAAGTCCGAGAGGTGCTGCGCCTGGCCGGGTTCAGCGGCAGCAAGGCCGCGAAGGCGCTGGGGCTGGGCGCGAAGGGCGACCGCACGATCCGCCGCTGGATCGGCGAGGACACCCCGATTCCCTATGCGGCATGGGCGATCCTGTGCGACCAGGCCGGGCTGGGCGTGATCTGGAAAGAGGATTGA
- a CDS encoding antirestriction protein translates to MNTQEQPVTASLVAEAQRLDFLPAYFGPRLMMRGEALVYAWLRRLCERYSGAYWHYYTLSDGGFYMAPDLADRLEIEVDGNGFRGELSADAAGIVATLFALGQLAAEAADTDAGDALIDRYHFLRGFAASHAEAAAIYRAID, encoded by the coding sequence ATGAACACCCAAGAGCAACCCGTTACCGCTTCCCTGGTCGCCGAGGCCCAGCGCCTCGACTTCCTGCCCGCCTACTTCGGCCCGCGTCTGATGATGCGCGGCGAGGCCCTGGTGTATGCCTGGCTTCGCCGGCTCTGCGAACGCTACAGCGGCGCGTATTGGCACTACTACACCTTGTCGGACGGCGGTTTTTACATGGCCCCCGACCTGGCCGACCGCCTGGAGATCGAGGTGGACGGCAACGGCTTCCGAGGCGAGTTGTCGGCCGACGCCGCCGGCATTGTCGCAACCCTGTTCGCGCTGGGTCAGCTCGCGGCCGAGGCCGCCGACACGGACGCCGGCGATGCCCTGATCGACCGCTATCACTTCCTGCGCGGCTTCGCAGCCAGCCACGCCGAGGCGGCCGCGATCTACCGGGCTATTGACTGA
- a CDS encoding type II toxin-antitoxin system RelB/DinJ family antitoxin has product MAANQLVQTRIDGAIKEEAAAVLAAMGLTVSDAVRLLLTKVAQDKALPFEPLIPNATTIEAMKEARKGKLPRFATVNDLMADLHAAD; this is encoded by the coding sequence ATGGCTGCAAACCAGCTCGTACAAACGCGCATCGACGGCGCGATCAAGGAAGAAGCGGCGGCCGTCCTGGCCGCGATGGGCCTTACCGTGTCCGACGCGGTGCGGCTGCTGCTCACGAAGGTGGCCCAGGACAAGGCGCTGCCCTTCGAGCCGCTGATTCCGAACGCCACCACCATCGAGGCGATGAAGGAAGCCCGCAAGGGCAAGCTGCCGCGCTTCGCCACCGTCAACGATCTGATGGCCGATCTGCATGCGGCAGATTGA
- a CDS encoding type II toxin-antitoxin system YafQ family toxin gives MRQIERTGQFKRDYKREAKGQHRATLDADLVPVLVALADDQPLEPRHRDHALTGDWKDHRDCHVKPDLVLIYQKPDADTLRLVRLGSHSELGL, from the coding sequence ATGCGGCAGATTGAGCGCACCGGCCAGTTCAAGCGCGACTACAAGCGCGAGGCGAAAGGGCAGCACCGGGCCACGCTCGACGCCGACCTGGTGCCCGTCCTGGTCGCGCTCGCCGACGACCAGCCGCTGGAACCTCGGCACCGCGACCACGCGCTGACCGGGGACTGGAAGGATCACCGGGATTGCCACGTCAAGCCCGACCTGGTGCTGATCTACCAGAAGCCCGACGCCGACACGCTGCGCCTGGTGCGCCTCGGCTCTCACTCCGAACTCGGCTTGTGA